A part of Desulfobacter sp. genomic DNA contains:
- the gspF gene encoding type II secretion system inner membrane protein GspF, with protein sequence MSVFEYKALNAKGKKKSGIVDADSETAARQKLRHQDLFPTSLNRIDSKQPAGETPGRQPAFARYFSRVKASEIAMVTRLISTLLSAGFPLVKAVGSVADQAGSRSLQRVLSRIKDSIEQGGGFAESLALYPGIFSSVYINMVAAGESSGTLEIVLERLADFAEKREETQKKIWASLAYPIIMSMIGFLVVVILMTYIVPGIVGIFTDMNQTLPGPTRMLIGVSDFFLDFWWAVLLLPVIAAGALYLVRRTPKGVLATDRVMISLPIAGSLVRKMAVARFSRTLGSLLEHGVPLLTALKITRNVAGNQVISNLIESAAETVEKGGELGKALSGTRYFPPLSVQMIQVGEKSGEMEKILEKSADLYEKDVYAAITAATALIEPMIILIMGLVVGLIIMAVCLPIVEINQMII encoded by the coding sequence ATGTCCGTATTTGAATACAAAGCCCTGAATGCCAAAGGAAAAAAGAAGTCAGGAATTGTGGATGCCGACAGTGAGACTGCGGCAAGGCAGAAACTGAGGCATCAAGACCTGTTTCCCACATCCTTGAACCGGATTGATTCAAAGCAGCCTGCCGGCGAAACCCCGGGCCGGCAGCCGGCTTTTGCCCGGTATTTTTCCCGGGTCAAGGCCAGTGAAATTGCCATGGTGACCCGGCTGATCTCCACCCTGCTTTCCGCCGGATTCCCCCTGGTAAAGGCCGTGGGCTCGGTGGCGGACCAGGCCGGTTCCCGTTCTTTGCAGCGGGTGCTCTCCCGGATCAAGGACAGTATTGAGCAGGGCGGCGGTTTTGCTGAATCCCTGGCCCTGTATCCGGGTATCTTTTCTTCGGTATATATTAACATGGTGGCGGCCGGGGAATCCTCGGGAACCCTTGAAATCGTACTTGAGCGTTTGGCAGACTTTGCCGAAAAAAGGGAGGAAACCCAGAAAAAAATCTGGGCCTCCCTGGCCTATCCCATCATCATGTCCATGATCGGCTTTCTGGTGGTGGTGATTCTCATGACCTATATCGTCCCCGGCATTGTGGGGATTTTCACGGATATGAACCAGACCCTGCCCGGGCCCACCCGGATGCTCATCGGGGTGAGCGACTTTTTTCTGGATTTCTGGTGGGCGGTGCTGCTGCTTCCTGTGATTGCGGCCGGCGCACTATACCTGGTCCGCCGGACCCCAAAGGGCGTTCTTGCCACTGACCGGGTGATGATTTCCCTGCCCATCGCCGGCTCCCTGGTCCGGAAAATGGCGGTGGCCCGGTTTTCAAGGACCCTTGGCTCCCTTCTGGAACACGGGGTGCCCCTGCTCACCGCCCTGAAGATCACCCGGAACGTGGCCGGCAACCAGGTGATTTCCAATCTGATAGAATCGGCCGCTGAAACCGTGGAAAAGGGCGGGGAACTTGGCAAGGCCCTTTCCGGCACCCGGTATTTCCCTCCCCTGTCCGTGCAGATGATCCAGGTGGGGGAAAAGAGCGGGGAGATGGAAAAGATCCTTGAAAAATCCGCCGATCTCTACGAAAAGGACGTCTATGCCGCCATCACGGCGGCCACCGCCCTCATCGAACCCATGATCATCCTTATCATGGGACTGGTGGTGGGGCTCATCATCATGGCCGTCTGCCTGCCCATCGTGGAAATCAACCAGATGATCATCTAA
- a CDS encoding TRAP transporter large permease subunit — protein sequence MISDPLLMTVVLFGFMFLCLFSGLWIGFSLMCTGIFGMLVFDLNLPPVISVWDKIGGLLANSIYNSTNSWSLTALPLFILMGEILYRTAISTKLLNGLLPWLSRIPGRLLHINVFACSLFAAVSGSSAATTATVGKITLDELSGRGYSKNLAIGSLAGAGTLGFLIPPSLIMIIYGILSDTSIGKLFISGVIPGLLLAGCYSLYIMAASMVNPSVVPDKTETFTMEEKIRSLKELFPIMGLIFAVLGGIYMGITTPTEAAAIGVIGALVLAVAFKNLTWSNFREALVNAVNTTCMICFIILAASFLSQIVGFVGIARAVSEYIAGLNLSPYLLIFVVGLMYILLGMMLDGISIVVMTLPIVLPIVVEAGFDPLWFGIFLVFMVELSQITPPVGFSIFVIQGISGEKVSTILRATLPFFIIMVLMVVFVTLFPEVVSYLPDKMVQ from the coding sequence ATGATTTCCGATCCTTTATTGATGACTGTGGTGCTTTTCGGCTTTATGTTTCTCTGCCTCTTCTCCGGGCTGTGGATCGGCTTTTCCCTGATGTGCACCGGGATTTTCGGCATGCTGGTATTCGACCTGAACCTGCCCCCGGTGATTTCTGTCTGGGATAAGATCGGCGGGCTTTTGGCCAACTCCATCTACAATTCCACCAATTCCTGGTCCCTGACGGCATTGCCCCTGTTCATCCTCATGGGGGAAATCCTCTACCGGACGGCCATTTCCACCAAGCTGCTCAACGGGCTTCTGCCCTGGCTCTCCAGAATTCCGGGCCGGCTTCTGCACATCAATGTATTTGCCTGCTCCCTGTTTGCCGCCGTCTCCGGTTCTTCCGCCGCCACCACCGCCACCGTGGGGAAGATCACCCTGGACGAATTGTCCGGCCGGGGCTACTCCAAGAACCTGGCCATCGGCTCGCTGGCCGGTGCCGGCACCCTGGGCTTCCTGATTCCCCCCAGCCTCATCATGATCATCTACGGGATTTTGTCCGACACCTCCATTGGCAAGCTCTTTATTTCGGGGGTTATTCCGGGCCTGCTTCTGGCCGGCTGCTATTCCCTGTATATCATGGCCGCTTCAATGGTCAATCCCTCGGTGGTCCCGGATAAGACCGAAACCTTTACCATGGAAGAAAAGATCCGCTCCCTCAAGGAATTGTTCCCCATTATGGGCCTGATTTTTGCGGTACTGGGCGGGATTTACATGGGGATCACCACGCCCACGGAAGCGGCGGCCATCGGCGTTATCGGCGCCCTGGTCCTGGCCGTGGCCTTTAAGAACCTGACCTGGTCAAATTTCAGGGAAGCCCTGGTCAATGCGGTGAATACGACCTGCATGATCTGCTTTATCATCCTGGCGGCATCCTTTCTTTCCCAGATCGTCGGATTTGTGGGCATCGCAAGGGCGGTGAGCGAATATATCGCAGGGCTGAACCTCTCTCCCTATCTGCTGATCTTTGTGGTTGGGCTGATGTACATCCTGCTGGGCATGATGCTGGACGGGATTTCCATTGTGGTCATGACCCTGCCCATCGTCCTGCCCATTGTGGTGGAGGCCGGATTCGACCCCTTGTGGTTCGGCATCTTCCTGGTTTTCATGGTGGAACTCTCCCAGATTACCCCGCCGGTGGGATTCTCCATTTTTGTCATCCAGGGGATTTCAGGGGAAAAGGTGAGCACCATCCTCCGGGCCACCCTCCCGTTTTTTATCATCATGGTGCTGATGGTGGTCTTTGTCACCCTCTTTCCAGAAGTGGTCTCCTACCTGCCGGACAAGATGGTGCAGTAA
- a CDS encoding 5-oxoprolinase subunit PxpA, translating to MDLNCDMGESFGNYTIGMDRDVMPYITSANVACGWHAGDPLVMDATVRWAKENKVGVGAHPGYPDLMGFGRRKMNLSPQEIQQYLVYQIGALQAFCRVHGVRLQHVKPHGALYLDAVENKAAARAVARAVLSLDPDLRFVALAGKKGETMRQTGAELGLNVVFEAFPDRAYTPEGTLVPRNQPGAVISDPAQVAKRALDMAEGFVIASDGSRIELDVQTLCVHGDNQEAVNLVKEIRTGLEAREIVVTAMAG from the coding sequence ATTGATTTGAACTGCGACATGGGCGAGAGCTTCGGCAATTACACCATCGGTATGGACAGGGATGTCATGCCGTATATCACCTCGGCCAATGTGGCCTGCGGCTGGCACGCCGGAGACCCTCTGGTCATGGATGCCACAGTGCGCTGGGCAAAGGAGAACAAGGTGGGGGTCGGTGCCCATCCCGGCTATCCGGACCTCATGGGATTCGGCCGGCGGAAGATGAACCTGAGCCCCCAGGAGATCCAGCAATACCTGGTTTACCAGATCGGGGCGCTCCAGGCGTTTTGCCGGGTCCATGGGGTGCGGCTTCAGCATGTCAAACCCCATGGCGCCCTTTATCTGGATGCCGTGGAAAACAAGGCGGCTGCCCGCGCTGTTGCCCGGGCCGTTCTCAGCCTGGACCCGGACCTGCGTTTCGTCGCCCTGGCCGGAAAAAAGGGGGAGACCATGCGGCAGACGGGGGCTGAACTGGGGCTCAATGTGGTCTTTGAGGCTTTTCCGGACCGTGCCTATACACCGGAGGGGACACTGGTTCCCCGGAACCAGCCTGGTGCGGTGATTTCAGATCCTGCTCAGGTGGCAAAACGGGCCCTGGACATGGCCGAGGGATTTGTCATTGCCAGCGACGGGTCCCGCATTGAACTGGATGTCCAGACCCTTTGTGTCCACGGGGATAACCAGGAAGCCGTGAATCTGGTAAAAGAGATCCGGACGGGCCTGGAAGCCCGTGAAATCGTTGTTACCGCCATGGCCGGATAG
- a CDS encoding mechanosensitive ion channel family protein, translating into MGAFQDIYNELFLAIKKLFQPEVIIGILNNALVIIFIVFVSLLVLKLVKGALKKLEVRQLPLPFLQQMQSMVKWVICIGAFLLILQQLGIKINSLWAVASTILAMVAIGFVALWSVLSNLLCTLMLIIFHPFRIGDNIEIIDPAMTIGVGGKVRNINLIFTTLDASDGDAQTTIQVPNNLFFHKILRKKKGQQTHSLEKQVFEEKSLLRSQEDDPKNKPE; encoded by the coding sequence ATGGGCGCATTTCAAGACATCTACAATGAACTTTTTTTGGCCATTAAAAAGCTTTTCCAGCCGGAAGTCATCATCGGGATTCTGAACAATGCGCTGGTTATTATCTTTATCGTGTTCGTAAGTCTGCTGGTGTTGAAGCTTGTAAAAGGGGCACTGAAAAAACTGGAAGTCAGGCAATTGCCCCTGCCTTTTTTGCAGCAGATGCAGTCGATGGTGAAGTGGGTAATCTGTATCGGCGCGTTTTTATTGATACTCCAGCAGCTTGGAATCAAAATAAACAGCCTGTGGGCTGTTGCGTCAACGATATTGGCAATGGTGGCCATTGGGTTTGTTGCCCTATGGAGCGTACTCAGCAATTTGCTCTGTACACTGATGCTCATCATTTTCCATCCATTCCGCATCGGAGACAATATCGAGATAATTGATCCGGCCATGACGATAGGCGTGGGCGGGAAGGTTAGAAACATCAATTTGATTTTTACCACCCTTGACGCGTCAGACGGGGACGCTCAAACGACCATACAGGTTCCCAACAATCTTTTTTTCCATAAAATTCTACGAAAGAAAAAGGGGCAGCAAACCCATAGCCTTGAAAAACAGGTGTTTGAAGAAAAATCACTGCTGAGATCTCAAGAGGATGATCCGAAAAATAAACCAGAATAA
- a CDS encoding TRAP transporter substrate-binding protein codes for MRALKKSILVALMVMMAAAPAWAGKTMKLDLNAIYGSTSFHTVGAMKFAELANKYSGGSLDITVHPGGSLGFKGPELLKAVKDAQLPMSDILMGGVSGSAHVFGLSSLPRLAGSFEEAKALYADARPLYEKAAAKWNQKLLYAAPWPPSGLVTKKAVAGVADIKGLKTRTYDKNGANFLRELGGAPLALPWGEVYSSLRTGMIDSVLTSAESTKNGKFWEVLDHFTNIYYAFPLNMVTVNMDYWNAMSKDQKDAILKAAAETEAAQWQASESKTMEALSVIKEKGFTIADPSDALAAEMDKAAGPIVDGFAKKADAKTKALLEKYTK; via the coding sequence ATGCGTGCACTGAAAAAATCGATCCTCGTTGCCCTCATGGTCATGATGGCCGCAGCCCCGGCCTGGGCCGGAAAAACAATGAAGCTGGATTTGAACGCCATTTACGGGTCCACCAGCTTTCATACCGTTGGGGCCATGAAATTTGCCGAGCTTGCCAATAAATATTCCGGCGGCAGCCTGGATATCACGGTACATCCCGGCGGCAGCCTGGGGTTCAAAGGCCCTGAACTGCTCAAGGCCGTGAAAGACGCCCAGCTGCCCATGAGCGACATCCTCATGGGGGGTGTTTCCGGCTCCGCCCATGTTTTCGGGCTATCCTCCCTGCCAAGGCTGGCCGGCTCCTTTGAAGAAGCCAAAGCCCTGTACGCAGACGCCAGACCCCTGTATGAAAAAGCCGCTGCCAAATGGAACCAGAAGCTCCTTTATGCCGCACCCTGGCCCCCCTCGGGACTGGTCACCAAAAAGGCTGTTGCCGGTGTCGCCGACATCAAGGGGCTTAAAACCCGTACCTATGACAAAAACGGCGCCAATTTCCTGAGGGAACTGGGCGGCGCTCCCCTGGCCCTGCCCTGGGGCGAGGTCTACTCTTCTTTGAGAACCGGGATGATCGATTCCGTCCTCACCTCCGCTGAATCCACCAAGAACGGCAAGTTCTGGGAAGTATTGGATCATTTTACCAATATCTATTATGCCTTCCCCCTGAACATGGTCACCGTGAACATGGATTATTGGAACGCCATGTCCAAGGATCAGAAGGATGCCATCCTCAAGGCTGCTGCGGAAACCGAAGCCGCCCAGTGGCAGGCCTCTGAATCCAAAACCATGGAAGCCCTGTCCGTGATCAAGGAAAAGGGATTCACCATTGCCGATCCCTCCGATGCCCTGGCTGCCGAGATGGACAAGGCCGCAGGCCCCATTGTTGACGGGTTTGCCAAAAAAGCGGATGCCAAAACCAAAGCATTGCTTGAAAAGTACACCAAATGA
- a CDS encoding TRAP transporter small permease subunit, with protein MKKFITLVERLSTGGAFLSAFFMVLIVLFIAVEILLRSVFNTSTLISDEYSAYFFVGVVMLGLAYTFKEDGHIKITLLTSVLGKRGQAALDVLATVVALAATTFALYYAGVMVFDSWQLDMRADTISETPIYLSQLMIPVGLILFDLQLVARLLKRFT; from the coding sequence ATGAAGAAATTCATAACACTTGTAGAAAGGCTCTCCACCGGGGGGGCCTTTCTCTCCGCCTTTTTCATGGTGCTCATCGTCCTTTTCATTGCAGTGGAAATCCTGCTGCGCTCGGTGTTCAATACCTCCACCTTGATTTCCGACGAGTACAGCGCCTATTTTTTCGTGGGGGTGGTGATGCTGGGCCTGGCCTATACATTTAAGGAGGACGGGCACATCAAAATCACCCTGCTCACATCGGTGCTGGGCAAGCGGGGACAGGCGGCTCTGGATGTCCTGGCCACGGTGGTTGCCCTGGCGGCCACCACCTTTGCCCTCTACTATGCCGGCGTCATGGTCTTTGATTCATGGCAGCTGGACATGCGCGCCGATACCATTTCCGAAACCCCAATTTACCTGTCGCAGCTGATGATACCCGTTGGTTTGATTTTGTTTGATCTCCAGCTTGTGGCAAGGCTGTTAAAGAGGTTTACATGA
- a CDS encoding RimK family alpha-L-glutamate ligase gives MKLAILSRNLRCYSTRRLKEAAEQRGHTVKVLNTLKFAIDLEQGNPDLYFRQKQLSTYDAVLPRIGASITYFGTAVVRQFEQMDIFCANTSASIARSRDKLRSLQILSRHHIGIPKTTFVRDKKDVLPAIERVGGAPVIIKLIEGTQGIGVLLAETVNSAAAIVELLQSQKQSVLIQKFVSESKGRDIRAFVVGDQVVGAMRRVAQGQEFRSNIHRGGYAEPVELKDAYRETAVRAAQIMGLRVAGVDLLESKEGPQIVEVNSSPGLEGIEGCTQLDIAGAIIDYISAQVNFPEIDLRQRLTVSRGYGVAEIYIPEGSDYIGKTIQGSGLREKDISVLTLHRHAKVIPNPKPQRELEAEDRLLCFGKLDFMRELIPAKIRKKRRAKVKILPDLPVADEVSRFQDDNIAPSSQTEEEG, from the coding sequence ATGAAACTTGCCATTCTTTCACGGAATTTAAGATGCTACAGCACCCGCCGTTTAAAGGAAGCGGCCGAGCAGCGGGGGCACACGGTCAAAGTTCTGAATACCCTTAAATTCGCCATCGACCTTGAGCAGGGCAACCCGGACTTATATTTCCGGCAGAAACAGCTGTCCACCTACGATGCGGTTCTTCCCCGAATCGGTGCATCCATAACCTATTTCGGGACGGCGGTCGTCCGGCAGTTTGAACAGATGGATATCTTCTGCGCCAACACTTCGGCAAGTATTGCCCGGTCAAGGGACAAGCTAAGGAGCCTCCAGATTCTCAGCCGGCACCATATCGGAATCCCCAAAACAACCTTTGTCCGGGATAAAAAGGATGTGCTGCCGGCCATAGAAAGGGTCGGGGGCGCGCCGGTGATCATCAAACTGATAGAAGGGACCCAGGGCATCGGCGTTCTGCTGGCGGAAACGGTGAATTCCGCGGCAGCAATCGTCGAGCTGCTTCAAAGCCAGAAGCAGAGTGTCCTGATTCAAAAATTTGTATCTGAGAGCAAGGGCCGGGATATCCGCGCCTTTGTGGTGGGGGATCAGGTGGTCGGCGCCATGCGCCGGGTCGCCCAGGGGCAGGAATTTCGAAGCAATATCCACAGAGGGGGGTATGCAGAGCCGGTTGAGCTGAAAGACGCCTACCGGGAGACTGCGGTTCGTGCGGCACAAATCATGGGCCTCCGTGTGGCAGGCGTTGATCTGCTTGAGAGCAAGGAAGGGCCCCAGATTGTTGAAGTCAACTCCTCACCGGGGCTGGAGGGGATCGAAGGGTGTACCCAGTTGGATATCGCCGGCGCCATCATTGACTATATCAGCGCCCAGGTTAATTTTCCAGAGATCGATCTCCGCCAGCGCCTGACGGTCAGCCGGGGGTATGGCGTTGCGGAGATATATATACCGGAGGGCTCCGATTACATAGGCAAAACCATCCAGGGTTCAGGGTTGAGGGAAAAGGATATTTCGGTCTTAACCCTTCACCGTCATGCCAAAGTCATACCCAATCCAAAGCCCCAGAGGGAACTTGAAGCTGAAGACAGGCTTTTGTGTTTTGGAAAACTGGATTTCATGAGAGAATTGATTCCTGCCAAAATCCGCAAAAAACGGCGGGCAAAGGTGAAGATCCTGCCGGACCTGCCTGTGGCAGACGAAGTCTCCAGATTCCAGGATGACAATATTGCACCATCATCCCAGACCGAAGAAGAAGGTTAG
- a CDS encoding GntR family transcriptional regulator yields MTTRKEKAHKQPLALVAYEAIVRRIISLEYQPSQHLEECQLVEELGIGRTPIREALVRLQSEKMVESHPNKGVIVRPITLQNTKAMFESTGIFEAGVVDIAVTKNCVPALKKMRAANAEIGKTVKHGDLLGMVEANHDFHMALASASQNEFLIRAVHDVRCEAKRLSYLSYNTVVGPEQSLEDHYASVIEEHEQIIACLEAKDGEGLKQLLTHHLETFRKRIVQFMVS; encoded by the coding sequence ATGACGACCAGAAAAGAAAAAGCCCACAAACAGCCCCTTGCTTTGGTGGCCTATGAAGCCATTGTCCGGCGCATCATCAGCCTGGAATACCAGCCCAGCCAGCACCTTGAAGAATGCCAGCTTGTGGAGGAACTGGGTATCGGCAGGACTCCCATACGGGAGGCCCTGGTCCGGCTCCAGAGTGAGAAAATGGTGGAATCCCATCCCAATAAAGGGGTGATTGTCCGTCCCATCACCCTGCAGAATACCAAGGCCATGTTTGAATCCACGGGTATCTTTGAAGCCGGTGTGGTGGATATTGCCGTGACTAAGAACTGTGTCCCGGCCCTGAAAAAGATGCGGGCGGCCAATGCCGAGATCGGGAAGACCGTTAAGCACGGCGATCTTCTCGGAATGGTGGAAGCCAACCATGACTTTCACATGGCACTGGCCTCCGCCTCTCAGAATGAATTTTTAATCCGTGCGGTCCACGATGTAAGATGCGAGGCCAAGCGTCTTTCCTATCTTTCCTATAATACGGTGGTGGGGCCGGAACAGAGCCTTGAAGACCATTATGCAAGCGTCATTGAGGAACATGAACAGATCATCGCATGTCTTGAGGCAAAGGACGGGGAGGGGCTGAAACAATTATTGACACATCATTTGGAAACCTTCAGGAAACGGATCGTTCAATTCATGGTTTCCTGA
- the pxpB gene encoding 5-oxoprolinase subunit PxpB produces the protein MAEATEQIYNNPVFRPAGDRGLLMEFANFIDPEVNTRIRAVAGRLAQEMPRGVEEIIPTYCSLVLIYDPLITDPDTLIPLLEQTNAGLAGMPLPEPEVVELPVCYHESFGPDLAHVAEVNGLTPQEVVAVHTAPLYPIYMIGFTPGFPYLGGLSEKIHTPRLSTPRTRVPAGSVGIANNQTGIYPIDSPGGWQLIGRCPVKLFDPRRENPILLKAGDRLRFKPITLDEFRRMADAARAGEAVE, from the coding sequence ATGGCAGAGGCAACCGAACAGATTTACAACAATCCGGTATTCCGGCCGGCAGGGGACAGGGGCCTGCTCATGGAATTTGCAAATTTCATTGATCCGGAGGTCAATACCCGCATCCGGGCGGTGGCCGGGCGGCTGGCACAGGAGATGCCCCGGGGGGTGGAAGAGATTATTCCCACCTATTGTTCCCTGGTGCTCATCTACGATCCGCTGATTACAGATCCGGATACCTTGATCCCTCTGCTTGAACAGACCAATGCCGGCCTTGCCGGCATGCCCCTGCCGGAGCCGGAGGTGGTGGAACTTCCCGTATGCTACCATGAAAGTTTTGGGCCCGATCTGGCCCATGTGGCCGAAGTCAACGGGCTCACGCCCCAGGAGGTGGTGGCCGTTCACACCGCGCCCCTCTATCCCATATACATGATCGGGTTCACCCCGGGGTTCCCCTACCTGGGCGGGCTCTCCGAGAAAATCCATACCCCCCGGCTGTCCACCCCACGTACCCGGGTGCCAGCAGGTTCTGTGGGGATTGCCAACAACCAGACCGGGATCTACCCCATTGACAGCCCAGGCGGCTGGCAGCTCATCGGCAGGTGTCCGGTGAAACTCTTTGATCCCCGGCGGGAGAACCCTATTCTGCTAAAGGCGGGTGACCGGCTCCGGTTCAAGCCCATTACCCTGGATGAATTCAGGCGGATGGCCGACGCCGCCAGGGCCGGGGAGGCTGTTGAATGA
- a CDS encoding biotin-dependent carboxyltransferase family protein: protein MNALKIISPGPFTTVQDLGRFGFQQFGVPPCGMLDKRAGRLANILAGNDESCAVLEFTFMGAQMDVLDDMVLAVAGADMGLTVNGRPCRNWAAHRVRPGDRIAMGAADKGCRAYLALSGGIEVPEVMGSRSTYIGARIGGIDGRLAAAGDVIQRAAAQGGDCLRELPGQWIPDHPDEMVLRAVPGPQDAYFDKGLEIFFNSVFTITDKANRMGYRLAGTAVELKPGMPRSIISEPSLPGGVQIPEDGQPIVLLAEQTVGGYAKIATVISTDLDRLAQGVPGNRIRFEKVTLAQAHRIYREAAEEFEEIRKADMGVKSPAAMGNEFFNHPVFRQRIEKYMIQI, encoded by the coding sequence ATGAATGCCTTGAAAATCATTTCACCCGGCCCTTTCACAACGGTCCAGGATTTGGGCCGGTTCGGGTTTCAGCAGTTCGGAGTGCCCCCCTGCGGCATGCTGGATAAGCGGGCAGGGCGCCTGGCCAATATTCTGGCGGGAAATGACGAGTCCTGCGCGGTTCTGGAATTTACCTTCATGGGCGCTCAGATGGACGTCCTGGATGATATGGTCCTGGCCGTGGCCGGTGCCGACATGGGGCTGACGGTCAACGGCAGGCCCTGCCGCAACTGGGCCGCCCACCGGGTCCGCCCCGGGGACCGTATTGCCATGGGGGCGGCGGACAAGGGGTGCCGGGCCTACCTGGCCCTGTCCGGCGGCATTGAGGTTCCCGAGGTCATGGGCAGCCGGTCCACCTATATCGGTGCCAGAATCGGCGGCATTGACGGGCGGCTTGCGGCTGCCGGTGATGTGATCCAGCGCGCCGCCGCCCAGGGGGGGGATTGCTTAAGGGAACTGCCCGGGCAATGGATTCCCGACCATCCTGATGAGATGGTACTTCGGGCGGTTCCCGGTCCCCAGGATGCTTATTTTGATAAGGGCCTGGAGATCTTTTTTAATTCGGTTTTTACAATAACGGACAAGGCCAACCGCATGGGGTACCGGCTGGCAGGAACGGCCGTGGAACTGAAACCGGGGATGCCCAGGAGTATTATTTCCGAGCCCAGCCTGCCCGGCGGGGTACAGATCCCGGAAGACGGGCAGCCCATTGTCCTTCTGGCCGAACAGACCGTGGGGGGATATGCCAAAATCGCCACGGTGATTTCCACGGACCTGGACCGCCTGGCCCAGGGCGTACCGGGAAACCGGATTCGGTTTGAGAAGGTGACCCTGGCACAGGCCCACCGCATATACCGGGAAGCCGCAGAAGAATTTGAAGAAATCCGGAAGGCGGATATGGGGGTTAAATCCCCGGCCGCCATGGGAAATGAGTTTTTCAACCACCCTGTTTTCAGACAGCGGATTGAAAAGTATATGATCCAGATTTAA